In the Desulfomicrobium escambiense DSM 10707 genome, one interval contains:
- a CDS encoding HIT family protein, which translates to MNSFTLHPTLAADCHLLGSWRDIRLLLHRDAHVCWIILVLETEATEWHELPADLRERLSEASLAISSMLKAELACDKVNIAAIGNLVPQFHFHVIGRRRSDPYWPGVVWGRVVPGAVYGDGEIEAMSARVLAALSAIAGR; encoded by the coding sequence ATGAACTCCTTCACCCTTCACCCCACCCTGGCCGCGGACTGCCACCTCCTTGGGAGTTGGCGGGATATCCGCCTCCTGCTGCACCGCGACGCCCACGTGTGCTGGATCATCCTGGTGCTCGAAACCGAGGCCACGGAGTGGCACGAACTGCCGGCGGACCTGCGCGAGCGCCTCTCGGAGGCGTCCTTGGCCATCTCGTCCATGCTCAAGGCGGAACTGGCCTGCGACAAGGTCAACATCGCCGCCATCGGCAACCTGGTGCCGCAGTTCCATTTTCACGTCATCGGCCGCAGGAGGAGCGATCCCTACTGGCCCGGCGTGGTCTGGGGGCGGGTCGTACCGGGGGCAGTCTATGGGGACGGGGAGATCGAGGCGATGAGTGCGCGCGTTCTTGCGGCGCTGTCCGCCATCGCCGGCCGATGA
- a CDS encoding ABC transporter substrate-binding protein produces MRIWTLCLLLLITALAPAAMAADKDTLVVGVSSDIHTLDPGVSSDNYDWRQIYPCYDRLVKYKVKDGVGLTEVEPMAAESWTVSADGLKWTFRIRKGITFDDGSPLNAEAVRYSFDRTIAIGKGPADNLTAIASMAVVDDYTLEITLKNPYGPFLQTLATDGASILNPKVADRAVNDDKAQAFLAENVDGSGPFKIVEWTRGQRCVLEAKPNYWGGAPKLKKVIIRFMTESADRRMALEQGDVDIAENILIDQIPALEKNKDVAVKRFPSQMVEYVYVNCQNEKLKDPAVRQALSYAVDYQGIIDHVLQGNGVQMRGPIPDGMWGHRKDVFQYTKDTAKAKELLKAAGAENLELTLIYSERRATWEQIALVMQANLAEIGVKLNLELMANPTLRDKIDKGDFELCLGAWSPDFADPYMFMNFWFDSAKAGLPGNRSFYKNEKVDELVRKAEVSSVVEERKKLYGEAQDIIMQDAPYIFLYQIQTIVPLRANVQGYVFNPMLESMYNFEAISKK; encoded by the coding sequence ATGCGCATCTGGACACTTTGCCTTCTGCTGCTGATCACAGCCTTGGCCCCCGCAGCCATGGCCGCGGACAAGGACACGCTCGTCGTGGGCGTATCCTCGGACATCCACACCCTGGATCCCGGCGTTTCGAGCGACAACTACGACTGGCGGCAGATATACCCCTGCTACGACCGCCTGGTGAAGTACAAGGTCAAGGACGGGGTCGGCCTGACCGAGGTTGAGCCCATGGCCGCCGAGTCCTGGACCGTGTCCGCCGACGGGCTGAAGTGGACCTTCAGGATCCGCAAGGGCATCACCTTCGACGACGGCTCCCCGCTGAACGCCGAGGCCGTGCGCTACTCCTTCGACCGCACCATCGCCATCGGCAAGGGTCCGGCCGACAACCTGACGGCCATCGCCTCCATGGCCGTGGTCGACGACTACACCCTCGAAATCACGCTGAAGAACCCCTACGGCCCCTTCCTGCAGACCCTGGCCACCGACGGCGCGTCCATCCTCAACCCCAAGGTCGCGGATAGGGCCGTGAACGACGACAAGGCCCAGGCCTTCCTGGCCGAGAACGTCGACGGCAGCGGCCCCTTCAAGATCGTGGAGTGGACGCGCGGCCAGCGCTGCGTGCTCGAAGCCAAGCCGAACTACTGGGGCGGCGCGCCCAAGCTGAAGAAGGTCATCATCCGCTTCATGACCGAGTCCGCCGACCGCCGCATGGCCCTGGAACAGGGCGACGTGGACATCGCCGAGAACATCCTCATCGACCAGATCCCGGCCCTGGAGAAGAACAAGGACGTGGCCGTCAAACGCTTCCCCTCGCAAATGGTCGAATACGTCTACGTCAACTGCCAGAACGAAAAGCTGAAGGATCCGGCCGTGCGCCAGGCCCTGTCCTACGCCGTGGACTACCAGGGCATCATCGACCATGTCCTGCAGGGCAACGGCGTACAGATGCGCGGCCCCATCCCCGACGGCATGTGGGGACATCGCAAGGACGTCTTCCAGTACACCAAGGACACGGCCAAGGCCAAGGAACTGCTCAAGGCCGCCGGCGCCGAGAACCTGGAACTGACGCTGATCTACTCCGAGCGCCGCGCCACCTGGGAACAGATCGCCCTGGTCATGCAGGCCAACCTGGCCGAGATCGGCGTGAAGCTGAACCTGGAGCTCATGGCCAACCCGACCCTGCGCGACAAGATCGACAAGGGCGACTTCGAGCTGTGCCTGGGCGCCTGGAGCCCGGACTTCGCCGACCCCTACATGTTCATGAACTTCTGGTTCGATTCGGCCAAGGCCGGCCTTCCCGGCAACCGCAGCTTCTACAAGAACGAGAAGGTTGACGAACTGGTCCGCAAGGCCGAAGTGTCTTCCGTGGTCGAGGAACGCAAGAAGCTCTACGGCGAGGCCCAGGACATCATCATGCAGGACGCGCCCTACATCTTCCTGTACCAGATCCAGACCATCGTGCCCCTGCGGGCCAATGTGCAGGGCTACGTGTTCAACCCCATGCTCGAATCCATGTACAACTTCGAGGCCATCTCGAAGAAATAG
- a CDS encoding ABC transporter permease, protein MRILAYIIKRALAAIPVLIGVSILTFLISHAIPGDPARIIVGPKASKEAVEAIRKEHGLDRPLPVQYVRYMKGLAQGDLGQSIRNHRPVTKDLADFFPATLELTLASLVLCLAVGIPLGILAAVRRNRLADHVARVFSVIGVSTPVFWLGLMLLLLFYRNLGWLPGSGRLDITSSPPAAVTGLYVIDAILARDWALLKEVLSHLILPAFCLSYVYLAVITRIVRSSMIAVLGQDYITTARANGLSAARVVFKHAFKNSLIPTVTIAGLSLGELLGGAILTETIFAWPGMGKYVVDSINSLDFPAIMGFTLLASTAYVVINLGVDVLYAFLNPRIRY, encoded by the coding sequence ATGCGCATACTCGCCTACATCATCAAGCGCGCCCTGGCCGCCATCCCGGTACTCATCGGGGTGAGCATCCTGACGTTTCTGATCTCCCACGCCATCCCCGGAGACCCGGCCCGCATCATCGTCGGGCCCAAGGCCAGCAAGGAGGCCGTGGAGGCCATCCGCAAGGAGCACGGCCTGGATAGGCCCCTGCCCGTGCAGTACGTGCGCTACATGAAGGGGCTCGCCCAGGGCGACCTGGGCCAGTCCATCCGCAACCACCGGCCCGTGACCAAGGACCTGGCCGACTTCTTCCCGGCCACCCTGGAACTGACCCTGGCCAGCCTCGTCCTCTGTCTGGCCGTGGGCATCCCGCTGGGGATCCTGGCCGCCGTGCGGCGCAACCGCTTGGCCGACCATGTCGCACGCGTCTTTTCGGTCATCGGCGTGTCCACCCCGGTCTTCTGGCTGGGACTTATGCTCCTGCTGCTCTTCTACCGCAACCTGGGCTGGCTGCCGGGTTCGGGACGCCTGGACATCACCAGCTCACCGCCTGCCGCCGTGACCGGGCTCTATGTCATCGACGCCATTCTGGCGCGGGACTGGGCACTGCTCAAGGAAGTGCTGAGCCACCTGATCCTGCCGGCCTTCTGCCTGTCGTACGTGTATCTGGCGGTCATCACGCGCATCGTGCGCTCGTCCATGATCGCCGTCCTGGGCCAGGACTACATCACCACGGCAAGGGCCAACGGTCTGTCCGCGGCCAGGGTCGTGTTCAAGCACGCCTTCAAGAACTCGCTCATCCCCACGGTGACCATCGCCGGCCTGTCCCTGGGCGAACTGCTGGGCGGGGCCATCCTGACGGAGACCATCTTCGCCTGGCCCGGCATGGGCAAGTACGTGGTGGACTCCATCAACTCCCTCGATTTCCCGGCCATCATGGGCTTCACCCTGCTGGCCAGCACGGCCTACGTGGTCATCAACCTCGGGGTGGACGTGCTCTACGCATTCCTCAACCCGCGCATCCGCTACTAG
- a CDS encoding ABC transporter permease, with product MAAHPFLRELQLTLKILSRNPSAVMGGVVIAAMVLLAVGAPLLAPHDPVKLSLGERLMAPGAAHLFGTDELGRDIFSRVLFGARISLSIGLLVITVAGVTGALIGATSGYFGGKIDNVIMRLMDVILSFPSLILALALAAAMGPSLINAILATAFVMIPKFARLVRGEALVVRELPFVAASRVAGAGHGFIIRRHILPNCLNSAIVLATLTLGDAILIAASLSFIGLGAQPPTPEWGAMIASGRKFLMDQWWYATFPGLFILFTVIGFNIFGDALRDVLDPRIRR from the coding sequence GTGGCCGCACACCCGTTTTTGCGCGAACTGCAGCTGACCCTGAAAATCCTGTCGCGCAACCCCTCGGCCGTCATGGGCGGCGTCGTCATCGCGGCCATGGTCCTGCTGGCCGTGGGCGCGCCGCTCCTGGCCCCGCACGACCCGGTCAAGCTGTCCCTGGGCGAACGCCTCATGGCACCCGGCGCGGCCCACCTTTTCGGAACCGACGAACTCGGCCGCGACATCTTCTCGCGCGTGCTCTTCGGGGCGCGCATCTCCCTGTCCATCGGCCTGCTGGTCATCACCGTGGCCGGGGTCACGGGGGCGCTCATCGGCGCGACGTCGGGCTATTTCGGGGGGAAGATCGACAACGTCATCATGCGGCTCATGGACGTCATCCTGTCCTTCCCGTCGCTGATCCTGGCCCTGGCTCTGGCCGCGGCCATGGGGCCGAGCCTGATCAACGCCATCCTGGCCACGGCCTTCGTCATGATCCCCAAGTTCGCGCGCCTGGTGCGTGGCGAGGCCCTGGTCGTGCGCGAGCTGCCGTTCGTGGCCGCCAGCCGCGTGGCCGGGGCCGGGCACGGCTTCATCATCCGCCGCCACATCCTGCCCAACTGCCTGAACTCGGCCATCGTCCTGGCCACCCTGACCCTGGGCGACGCCATCCTCATCGCCGCGTCCCTGTCCTTCATCGGCCTGGGCGCCCAGCCGCCGACCCCGGAGTGGGGAGCCATGATCGCCTCGGGCCGCAAGTTCCTCATGGACCAGTGGTGGTACGCGACCTTCCCGGGCCTGTTCATCCTTTTCACCGTCATCGGCTTCAACATCTTCGGCGACGCCTTGCGCGACGTCCTGGACCCGAGGATCAGGCGATGA
- a CDS encoding ABC transporter ATP-binding protein, translating into MSAPLLDIRDLSVSFGTYQGRARVLDRASLSVRPGEIMGLVGETGCGKSVLSRSVLRIIPTPPGSIDGGTILFEDRDLLRLSSGEMRRLRGERISMIFQEPMNSLNPVFTVGNQMREVVRAHRKAGRAEATDACLEMLDAVRLPEPRSVLRAFPHELSGGMRQRVMIAMALICNPALLLADEPTTALDVTVQGQILAILAELSARQGLSILFVTHDMGVVAQLCHRVAVMYAGQVVEIADVGSIFARPAHPYTQGLIASIPGRSSGGELYAIPGSVPSPIDPPPGCRFRPRCPHAKSGGCSDVAPEMVRVAPDHSVACHLFTSGGLP; encoded by the coding sequence ATGAGCGCCCCGCTCCTCGACATCCGTGACCTCTCGGTCAGCTTCGGGACCTACCAGGGCCGGGCACGCGTGCTCGACAGGGCGTCCCTGAGCGTACGTCCGGGCGAGATCATGGGTCTGGTGGGCGAAACGGGCTGCGGCAAATCCGTGCTCTCGCGCTCGGTCCTGCGCATCATCCCCACGCCGCCTGGAAGCATCGACGGCGGGACAATCCTCTTCGAGGACCGCGACCTGTTGCGGCTGAGTTCCGGCGAGATGCGCAGGCTGCGCGGCGAGCGCATCTCCATGATCTTTCAGGAGCCCATGAACAGCCTCAACCCCGTCTTCACCGTGGGCAACCAGATGCGCGAGGTGGTCCGAGCCCACCGCAAGGCCGGCCGGGCCGAGGCCACGGACGCATGCCTGGAGATGCTCGACGCCGTGCGCCTGCCCGAACCCCGGTCCGTGCTGCGGGCCTTCCCCCACGAACTCTCGGGCGGCATGCGACAGCGCGTCATGATCGCCATGGCGCTGATCTGCAACCCCGCCCTGCTCCTGGCCGACGAGCCGACCACGGCCCTGGACGTGACGGTGCAGGGCCAGATTCTGGCCATCCTGGCCGAACTGTCGGCCCGCCAGGGGCTGTCCATCCTTTTCGTCACCCACGACATGGGCGTGGTCGCCCAGCTCTGCCACCGCGTGGCCGTGATGTACGCCGGACAGGTGGTCGAGATCGCCGATGTGGGCAGCATCTTCGCCCGTCCGGCCCACCCGTACACCCAGGGGCTCATCGCCTCCATCCCGGGCAGGTCCTCGGGCGGCGAACTCTACGCCATTCCGGGCAGCGTGCCGAGCCCCATCGACCCGCCGCCCGGCTGCCGCTTCCGCCCCCGCTGTCCGCACGCCAAGAGCGGCGGGTGCAGCGACGTGGCCCCGGAGATGGTCCGCGTGGCCCCGGACCACAGCGTGGCCTGCCATCTTTTCACGTCGGGGGGGCTGCCATGA
- a CDS encoding ABC transporter ATP-binding protein — protein sequence MSDELLRVQDLCKAFPIGGGFLEGRKRWLKAVDRVSLHLHRGETLGLVGESGSGKSTVGNLILRLLDPDSGAIHFEGVDVTRLTGSALTRARARMQVVFQDPQSSLDPRMTVGNIVSLPLKILGLARGGELRERAAASLAEVGLGPECLERYPHEFSGGQRQRIGLARALVADPAFVVMDEPTSALDVSVQAQILNLMGDLQARRGHAYLFISHDLTVVRHVSRRIAVMYLGAIVETAPTERLFETPAHPYTRALLASVPVPDPAQRRNLARLTGDVPSPVDLPPGCRFHPRCPEALPHCASMMPPRVVLGPGHEVVCHLHNRK from the coding sequence ATGAGCGACGAACTGCTCCGCGTGCAGGACCTGTGCAAGGCCTTCCCCATCGGCGGTGGGTTTCTGGAAGGCAGGAAACGCTGGCTCAAGGCCGTAGACAGGGTCTCGCTGCATCTGCACCGGGGTGAGACCCTCGGACTGGTGGGCGAGTCTGGCAGCGGCAAGAGCACCGTGGGCAACCTCATCCTGCGCCTGCTGGACCCTGACAGCGGCGCCATCCATTTCGAGGGCGTCGACGTGACGCGTCTCACGGGCTCGGCGCTGACCCGAGCCAGGGCGCGCATGCAGGTCGTCTTCCAGGACCCACAGAGTTCCCTGGACCCGCGCATGACCGTGGGCAATATCGTCTCCCTGCCGCTCAAAATCCTCGGGCTGGCCAGGGGCGGCGAACTGCGCGAACGTGCAGCGGCCAGCCTGGCCGAGGTTGGCCTGGGCCCCGAGTGCCTGGAACGCTACCCCCACGAATTCTCGGGCGGCCAGCGCCAGCGCATCGGCCTGGCCCGCGCCCTGGTGGCCGACCCGGCCTTCGTGGTCATGGACGAGCCGACCAGCGCCCTGGACGTCTCGGTCCAGGCCCAGATCCTCAATCTCATGGGCGATCTGCAGGCCCGGCGCGGCCACGCCTATCTGTTCATCTCCCACGACCTGACCGTGGTCCGGCACGTCAGCCGGCGCATCGCGGTCATGTACCTGGGCGCCATCGTCGAGACCGCGCCCACGGAAAGACTTTTCGAGACCCCGGCCCACCCGTACACGCGGGCCCTGCTGGCCTCGGTCCCCGTGCCCGACCCGGCGCAGCGCCGAAACCTGGCCCGCCTGACCGGCGACGTGCCGAGCCCCGTGGACCTGCCTCCGGGCTGCCGCTTCCATCCCCGCTGCCCCGAGGCGCTACCGCACTGCGCGAGCATGATGCCGCCGCGGGTCGTCCTCGGGCCTGGGCACGAGGTCGTCTGTCATCTTCACAACCGAAAATAG
- a CDS encoding M55 family metallopeptidase, whose product MKIYISADIEGVGGVARHEHSRVDGREYPLARRLMTNEVNAAIRGVFAAGATGVTVADSHNVGLNLLPEELDERARLVMGSPRPLSMMHGIDETFAAAMFVGYHAMGGTMNASIVHTFTGRLQEVRLNGLKVGEIGLNAALAGHFGVPVTFVAGDLAACREAEALLPGVRTLAVKEAIGAYAAVCEHPARTCRAIEAAAREALENPPKVEPFVLKGEVELTVRCTTASGADRAGMIPRTRRLDDLTVSYIGADVVEAFQAFNTMSCLVELVPFI is encoded by the coding sequence ATGAAAATCTACATCAGTGCAGATATTGAAGGCGTGGGCGGAGTGGCCCGCCACGAGCACTCCCGCGTGGACGGCCGCGAATACCCCCTGGCGCGCCGCCTGATGACGAACGAGGTCAACGCGGCCATCCGCGGCGTCTTCGCGGCCGGGGCCACCGGCGTGACCGTGGCCGACTCGCACAACGTGGGCCTCAATCTCCTGCCCGAGGAACTCGACGAGCGTGCCCGCCTGGTCATGGGCTCGCCGCGGCCCCTGTCCATGATGCACGGCATCGACGAGACCTTCGCCGCGGCCATGTTCGTCGGTTACCACGCCATGGGCGGGACCATGAACGCGAGCATCGTGCACACCTTCACCGGAAGGCTGCAGGAGGTGCGCCTGAACGGGCTCAAGGTCGGGGAGATCGGGCTGAACGCCGCCCTGGCCGGACACTTCGGCGTGCCCGTGACCTTCGTGGCCGGCGACCTGGCCGCCTGCCGCGAGGCCGAAGCGCTGCTGCCCGGCGTGCGCACCCTGGCCGTCAAGGAGGCCATCGGCGCCTACGCCGCGGTCTGCGAGCACCCGGCTCGGACCTGCCGGGCCATCGAGGCCGCGGCCAGGGAGGCCCTGGAGAACCCGCCCAAGGTCGAACCGTTCGTTCTGAAAGGGGAAGTGGAGCTGACCGTGCGCTGCACCACGGCCTCGGGCGCCGACCGCGCCGGCATGATCCCACGCACCAGGCGCCTGGACGACCTCACGGTCAGCTACATCGGCGCCGACGTGGTCGAGGCCTTCCAGGCCTTCAACACCATGAGCTGCCTGGTGGAACTGGTGCCGTTCATCTGA